Sequence from the Echinimonas agarilytica genome:
CTCTTAAGAATCGTCCTTGTTTCTTTGCATAAGAAATCCAATTGATCACAGGCAAAGCATTACTTTGCTTTTCTGCGGGCAAGGTTAAATTTTTAGCTTGCGATGCGTAAAAATTCTTAAGCGCAGTATTTTTAACTAATTCAGGATCAACAAAGAATACCCAAAAGTGATCATTAATCACGTTTAAAGCAAGTTGCCCCCGACAAACGGGGCCTTTAATAAAGCCCATGATGGTATTTTGGGCTTCCTCAATCATGAATTTGTAACGAGCATAAACCGGCAATTGCGCAAAAGATGTAAGGGGATCGGCTGCTTCTTTGGGATCGTAACTGGGCAGTGATATCACTTCGTAATCAGCGTTGATAAACAGTTCATTGATGGAAGCTAACTTGGCATCGTTGAGCGCATATGGCATGTGCGTTTTGTCCACGATGGTGCTTTGCACTTGTACAAGCCGATAGAAAAAAGTTGATGTGTTGGGATCGTCAAATGGGCGGCGTGAAGCGATTTCTATTGCTTTTTCACCCGGCGGGGTGGTGGAGCGAATGAGGCGGAAAAAGTGGGGGTGCTTTTGGTCATCAAAATATAAATGAGATAAGAATAAATGCTCGTAGATGTAACGGCTGCTGAGTTGATGTTTTAAGCTGGATTGGTTGAAGAATTGTTCCCATTTTTCAACATTTGCTAATTCTGTCGCAGACGGTGCAAATGCTTCACTCATAGGCGCGCCACTGCGCACCCAATCCATCATGATGTTGTACTCTGAATCAGACAATTTAGGCAAGCCGTATGGCATTCCCCATAATGGGTAATTGGTTTCATACGCTGTCATTTCTTCAATGGAGGCACATTGCTGATTACGATCCAGTGAAAAGTCCCAACTGTCGTCCAAAATGGTATGCCCGGGCAAAGGGTTTTTTTGCTTGAGTTCCAGCATTCGTGCCAACACGCTGACTTGGGTATTGGCAACCGGTGTTTGAATGCGTTCGTTTAGCACGGCATTAAAACCTCGATTTCTCCATTCCTCAGTGTCTACGGCATCGATAAACAGACGCGAAGGTGCAGATGCTAGCAGACGAGTGCCTTGGTAGACCTTTTCTTTGCTTGCGCCTCGGTCAATTCCCTGAGGCGACGACATTTTGAATTGGCATGGGGCGTCATAACAGGCATGGCACACCACACAACGACTTTCGATCACGGGTTTGACAGTGTTGTGATAGGTCATCGCTTGAGGTGCTAAAGCGTCGCTGATGCGATGCTGAGCAGATGGCGCCCCATAGAGTTGGTTGAGACTATAACCGGCGTATGTCGCACAACCCGATAGCAAGACTATCAGCGTAATCAATAGTTTTGGCGAAGTGCGTAACATGTATATTTTTATCATTAAAAAGTCATTTAACTCGATATCGTACTCTAAAAGAGTAAGGGCAGTTTTGATCCTTAATTTTAACAGCGTTTTGGGCAGTGTTCTTCATTGGTTTTGAGTCAATGTGTTCGAGACGTAAAATTATTGCTGCGAAGTCCAATAAATGATGTAAATGAATTGAGACTTATCAATGGCTTTGAGATGCTTACCGTTTGACGGTGAAGACGGAACATACAATGCGTTGGCGATTCAGAGTTTTGTTAGTGGGTACGCTATTATTCGGGCTTACAGGCTGTTTTTCAAACGAGCAACAAGTCGGCACCATTGGCGCTAAAATGACCAGTGGAGATGTACTCGCCCCCAGTGATGCCTTTGTTGGGTTTTATGACTCCAATTTGTATTTAGTGTCAGCAAAGTTTGAACGTTACTCTGAAGAAATTGATCGCTACATCGAACCGGTCATGCAAGGCAAACGCCCAACTCGATTACCGGCAGAGATGCGCCAACATCCATACGCTCCTGCGCTTATCTCTGCCGCTGATAAATACTATCAATCTAAGACTAAGTTTGTGGCCAAACATCAATACGATATCACGGCGTTCCAGCACTCCATCGCGAAATCGTTAGCTCAAACTAAGCGAGAGTTAAAAGCAGCACAAGCGCAACTCAAAGTGCACCATGAAGCCTTAATTCCTGAGCTGGATGCGTTTGAGCAAATCTCATTGGCTATTTTCAAAACGGAAGAACAAATTAATATTCTGCAAGCTGAGTCAGAGCAAGTTGAATCCCCCCAACTGAAGGCTGAAATTGATACCCTCACCGCCAAGCTAGGTAGTCCTTTTAACTTAGAAAGTAGTGAATTTCGATTAAAGCAGCTCCGCCCTTCAAGTTTTGAAGAAGGCAGCCTATATGCCAAAGCCTATGCGGCAAAAGTGGCCATTTATGATCGTGCGCGCAAGGTAGGAATTACTGACTTATCTGATCTTGAAATTCGCCTGAATAAAAGTGAACAAGCTGCTGAACACTTTCAGCGTCAGTTGGAATTCGGTTATCTGCCAGAAGAAGAGCAAATTTACTTTGAACAACAGCAGCAAAAAATGATTGATGAACTCTTATTGTCTGCTGATAGGGCGCGTCAGCGGTTGCTGTATGTGCTGATGCACAACCACTTGATTAAGAGTGTTTCGGTTGACAAAGCAGGGCATTTTGAAATTGTTGAAGACGCTCGCTTTCTCGTTGCCAAAGCATCGCTTCAAGGTCATACACAACAGCAAATGTGGTTTGTGAATATGTCACATCACAAAGACTCTGAAGCGCTCATGTTACATCAACGTAATTCACTGGATGGAGGCTACTCCACTGTACTTGAAAAAATTAACAAACTGGCATTTTTGAAAGCCCAAGATGACTAAATCATCCAGCAATGGTGAAACACCGGCCCGTTCAAGCTGTTTTTCGCCATTGCATTGATATCGAACATACATCTTTACATCATCGTTTTGCTTTTCCTTCCTTCGCGTCTTGAAACTATTTTATAGGCTGATACTTTGACTGTGTTATCGCTACAGCAAACTCATAATTGTTGAGCGTTCTTATGCAATAAATTTAACACTACAAATTTAAACGACTTAAAAACCGAGGACAGTCATGCCTAAAAGGATTATCACGTTGGCTTGTGCATCTGTTTTAACCGCGCTTGTGGGATGCGGAGAAACAACTGAAAGCACAGCAACAACCGAATCAAAAGCTCCGATGCAATCTCAGCCTGAAGCCCCCCAAAAAAAATCAGCAAATACCCTGCTTGCCGATTGGGCTGGGCCGTATCAAGGCGTTCCAGCATTCGATAAAATGGCCTTATCTGACCTGAAAGCTGCGCTAGAAACCGCAATGGCGGAAGGCTTGGTGAATATCGAAGCGATAGCCAACAACCCAGCGCCTGCCAGTTTTGACAATACCATTGCTGCATTAGAGGGATCCACGCAAACGCTCGATCGCGTATTTACCTATTACTACATCTGGATGGCGAATAATTCGTCTGAAGAATACCGAAGCATTCAAGGCGAAATGGTGCCGGCCCTTTCGGCATTTAGCTCGCAAATTACCCAGAATAAAGCGTTATTTAATCGCATTGAAACGGTCTTTAAAAATCCGTCTTTTAAAGATTTACGTGCGGACCAACAACGTTTGACGCAAATCGTATATGGCAACTTTGCTCGCAATGGTTCCACGCTTGAAGGTGAGGCAAAAGACCGTTATGCCGAAATAGAAACACGTCTAGCCGAACTCTATACAAAATTTAGTAACAATGTGCTGCACGATGAACAAAACTATGTGATCTATTTAGATGAAAGCCAGCTTTCGGGTTTGCCTAAATCGTTTGTTTCTGCGGCCAAAGCTGCTGCGGAAACGAAAGGAGAAAATGGCAAATATGCGGTGTCGAATACGCGCTCATCCATGGACCCATTTTTAACCTACTCGGAAGAGCGAGCGTTGCGTGAACAAGTTTGGCGCAGCTACTACAGCCGTGGTGACAATGGCGATGAATATGATAACAATGCCATTATTGCTGAAATTCTAAAGTTACGTGAAGAACGCGTTCAATTGCTTGGCTATGATAATTATGCGCAGTGGCGTTTAGAAGACCGTATGGCCGGAAGCCCAGACAATGCAATGGCGTTGCTTGAGTCGGTATGGCCGGCCGCAATTGCGCGTGTGAACGAAGAAGTGGCCGACATGCAAGCCATTGCAGACGCAGAAAGTTCTGAGAAAATCACGATCGAGCCTTGGGATTATCGTTTTTATGCCGAAAAAGTTCGCAAAGCCAAGTATGACCTTGACTCCAATGAAGTGAAGCAATATTTGCAGTTAGATAAGCTGCGCGAAGCCATGTTTTATGTAGCAGGCCGTTTATTTAACTTTGAGTTTACGCCAATTACCGATGGTTCAGTGCCGGTGTTTCATGAAGATGTGAACGTGTGGGAAGTGACCGACAAAACCACGAAACAACACATTGGTTTATGGTACCTCGACCCCTTCGCGCGCGAAGGAAAACGCTCTGGCGCTTGGGCCACCACCTATCGCCAATTCAGTGACTATGACGGCGTGACAAATGTATTGGCATCGAACAATTCAAATTTTGTAAAAGGCGCAGCTGGAGCTCCGGTACTTGTATCGTGGGATGATGCTGAAACCTTCTTCCATGAATTTGGGCATGCATTGCACTACCTCAGTTCAAGCGTTTCATATCCGTCATTGAGTGGCGGAGTGCGAGATTACACCGAGTTTCAGTCGCAGCTGCTGGAGCGTTGGCTGATGACCGACGAGGTGATCAATCAGTTCTTAACGCACGTTGATACGGGCAAGCCAATGCCTGCTGAATTGCTGGCAAAAATAAAGAATGCAGCAACCTTTAACGAAGGTTTTGCCACGACCGAGTATTTAGCGTCTGCCATCATTGATTTGAAACTGCACATGGTAGAAGCCGCCGATATCGATCCCGATGCTTTTGAGCGTGACACGCTAACACAAATGGGTATGCCCAAAGAGTTAGTCATGCGTCATCGCACACCTCATTTTGGTCATGTGTTCTCTGGTGAAGGGTATTCAGCGGGTTACTACGGCTATATGTGGGCCGAGGTGCTGACCTCAGATGCAGCCGCAGCCTTTGATGAATCTGAAGGTGGCTATTACGATCCTGTGATGGCTGATAAGCTCGTGAAGCACTTGTTCCAAGTGCAGAACTCGGTTGACCCAGCGGAAGCTTATCGAGCGTTTAGAGGTCGCGATGCCAATGTTGAAGCTTTGATGCGAGACCGTGGATTTCCGATTAATTCGGAACAGTAATTTCGGGTAAGTTTATCGGGCGCAAAGTCTGTGTCTGATAAACCCATTAAACTCAAAGCCTCGCCGGTGTGCGGGGTTTTTTTATGAACCAATAATGGGCTAGGCCAAGCTAAAAGCAATTGTTATGATGAGGCTTATTCACAGGATTTTCACGCAATGCTCGACAACACCAACACGCTTAAAAAGCTAGTCACGGCACGCATGCCATTTGGTAAATACAAAGGGCGACTACTGTTTGATTTACCGGCAGCCTATTTGATCTGGTTTGAAAAAACAGGGTTCCCCAGCGGAGCCATTGGCGAGCAGTTGGTATTGATGTACCAGCTAAAAATGGACGGTAATGGCGACATCTTAAGGCAACTACACAAGCAGTTGTCAGCGCATTCAGCGCAAGCCGATTAATAGGGTTAGGGCGCTAGCGACAGCACTTGGCAATGCGCATGCAAACCCGGCTCATCACGATGACTCACGTATAACAGTTGGCTGACTTGAGCCTCTATAATTCGATTAATGGCTGTCAGTACCAATTGTGCGTTACTTTCATCCAAGCCTTGCAGCGGCTCATCTAAAATGAGCAATAGTGGACTTTTAACCAAGGCTCTTATAATCAGAACTAAGCGTTGTTGACCATAACTTAAACCGTGAAACGGTTGATTGGCTAGCTCGGCAATACCAAACCAATCGAGCCAATTTTTGGCGTGATTTTTATGACATTGGCTGATCTCACGGTACACGCCTACAGAGTCGAAATAGCCTGAAATAACAGCGGTGATCACATTCACTTTAACGCGGTAATTAAGCTGCAATTCCGCATTGACTAAACCTATTCTGCGTTTGATGTCCCAAATGGTCTCTCCATTTCCTCGCTGCATACCAAATTGGCGTATCCAATTGCTGTAACATTGCGGATGATCGCCACATATAAGCTTTAGCAACGTTGTTTTTCCAGAGCCGTTGGGCCCAATCACACGCCAATTTTCGCCTTGTTCGATACGCCAGTTTAAATCTTTGAAGACTTGATTGTTGCCATAACTAACTTGGCCAGAGCGAATTTCGAATATGGGTTCATTTATAGCAAGCGTATCAAATTGTTCCAGTGGAGTAGGGCAAGGACTTGATTGATGCGCTGTGGTGAGGCTCTGCCACAAACAACTTGCGAGTACACTTTGTTTGTCTGCCGCTAGGGCTAATTTTCCTGTCTCGAACACTGCAATATGTTCAAGCCAATGGGGGATATCTGAGGGGCGGTCAG
This genomic interval carries:
- a CDS encoding ATP-binding cassette domain-containing protein; the protein is MYLSSVISLPNRHVRHSITVTDWNLSGYSWAVTGRNNSGKELLLELLAGHLDMQGSLTGMNGPVSVVSFAEQQRLVEREIKEDESDLIDEIDNGRSVLALMQEVTNEQNKCEGLAEKLGLSALIHHGFRSLSTGETRKLILARALLKRPNTLLLHDPYEGLDINATQYVDSLLQQLSRSGVQLIYVSDRPSDIPHWLEHIAVFETGKLALAADKQSVLASCLWQSLTTAHQSSPCPTPLEQFDTLAINEPIFEIRSGQVSYGNNQVFKDLNWRIEQGENWRVIGPNGSGKTTLLKLICGDHPQCYSNWIRQFGMQRGNGETIWDIKRRIGLVNAELQLNYRVKVNVITAVISGYFDSVGVYREISQCHKNHAKNWLDWFGIAELANQPFHGLSYGQQRLVLIIRALVKSPLLLILDEPLQGLDESNAQLVLTAINRIIEAQVSQLLYVSHRDEPGLHAHCQVLSLAP
- a CDS encoding fatty acid cis/trans isomerase encodes the protein MIKIYMLRTSPKLLITLIVLLSGCATYAGYSLNQLYGAPSAQHRISDALAPQAMTYHNTVKPVIESRCVVCHACYDAPCQFKMSSPQGIDRGASKEKVYQGTRLLASAPSRLFIDAVDTEEWRNRGFNAVLNERIQTPVANTQVSVLARMLELKQKNPLPGHTILDDSWDFSLDRNQQCASIEEMTAYETNYPLWGMPYGLPKLSDSEYNIMMDWVRSGAPMSEAFAPSATELANVEKWEQFFNQSSLKHQLSSRYIYEHLFLSHLYFDDQKHPHFFRLIRSTTPPGEKAIEIASRRPFDDPNTSTFFYRLVQVQSTIVDKTHMPYALNDAKLASINELFINADYEVISLPSYDPKEAADPLTSFAQLPVYARYKFMIEEAQNTIMGFIKGPVCRGQLALNVINDHFWVFFVDPELVKNTALKNFYASQAKNLTLPAEKQSNALPVINWISYAKKQGRFLRAKNKFLANELANGAHLTTELVWDGNGTNPNATLTVFRHFDSSTVTQGLVGEPPKTAWVIDYSLLERIHYLLVAGFDVYGNFGHQLMTRMYMDFLRMEGESNFLSLLPTDVRHAELKNWYQGANQNLTEFIQGDINQFDQPSGINFVTNTPKLELYALLKQRLANVQSVRYTIDASALSNKAKQALHLIGSINGQSASIFPEVTFIAVEPDSAHSNSSSRLELFSLLRNSAHKNVSSLFSEASNRDHKNDNLTLTRGLVGSYPSAFWRVKESQLPELAIEAMHIKSEDDYRRLLDRYGVRRTTSDFWQFSDQLHQQYRINQPIEAGLFDFNRLQNR
- a CDS encoding M3 family metallopeptidase; protein product: MPKRIITLACASVLTALVGCGETTESTATTESKAPMQSQPEAPQKKSANTLLADWAGPYQGVPAFDKMALSDLKAALETAMAEGLVNIEAIANNPAPASFDNTIAALEGSTQTLDRVFTYYYIWMANNSSEEYRSIQGEMVPALSAFSSQITQNKALFNRIETVFKNPSFKDLRADQQRLTQIVYGNFARNGSTLEGEAKDRYAEIETRLAELYTKFSNNVLHDEQNYVIYLDESQLSGLPKSFVSAAKAAAETKGENGKYAVSNTRSSMDPFLTYSEERALREQVWRSYYSRGDNGDEYDNNAIIAEILKLREERVQLLGYDNYAQWRLEDRMAGSPDNAMALLESVWPAAIARVNEEVADMQAIADAESSEKITIEPWDYRFYAEKVRKAKYDLDSNEVKQYLQLDKLREAMFYVAGRLFNFEFTPITDGSVPVFHEDVNVWEVTDKTTKQHIGLWYLDPFAREGKRSGAWATTYRQFSDYDGVTNVLASNNSNFVKGAAGAPVLVSWDDAETFFHEFGHALHYLSSSVSYPSLSGGVRDYTEFQSQLLERWLMTDEVINQFLTHVDTGKPMPAELLAKIKNAATFNEGFATTEYLASAIIDLKLHMVEAADIDPDAFERDTLTQMGMPKELVMRHRTPHFGHVFSGEGYSAGYYGYMWAEVLTSDAAAAFDESEGGYYDPVMADKLVKHLFQVQNSVDPAEAYRAFRGRDANVEALMRDRGFPINSEQ
- a CDS encoding DUF3820 family protein, coding for MLDNTNTLKKLVTARMPFGKYKGRLLFDLPAAYLIWFEKTGFPSGAIGEQLVLMYQLKMDGNGDILRQLHKQLSAHSAQAD